Proteins found in one Xenopus laevis strain J_2021 chromosome 1L, Xenopus_laevis_v10.1, whole genome shotgun sequence genomic segment:
- the gprin3.L gene encoding G protein-regulated inducer of neurite outgrowth 3, with the protein MGTVPDPQGSAKSTLVTSPVEKDCSASDTFQLTQGALENNGSGISETCPVNIICSSNMASEQERQESGNGITSFRTCNELVVLSPLVPQAIKDCTQPISTINNTYLSTDGNAVSYSKAQLSLLDDKTDNDDISAKDSSLVASSVSVEADMKVHSDIKNRSLVESGADKGLDNSVQKKEETPSLPTHKIESINSGPQIISTITQSEKVTKAEREPINESSTKSHECQQLSFVKDKIKTENEEVETDPLLPSRFKEMGTMTSFSLENWTTQDAEVQAVANVENKSVSTSPSILAAFLKANSPVLKDRQEQVCIIYQGNPGASQLERANFALQAHLSQNQLAPKLCFQAPDALSSQPLQMHTKSPTDLARPAFQHTEIGRNSQILYRNEIDGQGLCFREMPQMQMASPSPNLMNVKPVYQINIENSAQLKPRSMDMYSEPSHFRAPEINNKARLHHLSGVENIQLHNIRIDNDQTDTLSFPGDDSTDRKPFHFKITNEQGSTQAIITTDIKNPKKEDKPLPLHVEVEVNTIGASGGQADEILEVLVRKDQDDNGLAKRSSSFSLQCRPASDISAAQLTPRLRKAREEKNEPLLITLSTSEQPKPHGKKTTPPSSNAEAKNQAKQEKSVKDVVWDEQGMTWEVYGASMDPESLGIAIQNHLQRQIREHEKMIRAQLKQNRKSICSDSSGKKHKRRQHRVFQSILKNIRRPNCCSRPPPTSVVD; encoded by the coding sequence ATGGGGACTGTACCAGATCCTCAAGGGTCTGCCAAAAGCACATTGGTAACCTCTCCTGTGGAGAAAGATTGTTCTGCATCTGATACATTTCAACTTACCCAAGGAGCCTTAGAAAACAATGGCAGTGGTATTTCGGAGACTTGCCCTGTTAATATAATTTGCAGCAGCAATATGGCAAGTGAACAAGAAAGACAGGAATCAGGCAATGGAATCACTTCCTTTAGGACTTGTAATGAATTAGTAGTATTGTCTCCATTAGTACCACAAGCCATAAAGGACTGTACTCAGCCTATCTccacaataaataatacatatctTTCCACTGATGGGAATGCAGTATCATACAGTAAAGCACAGTTGTCTTTGTTAGATGATAAAACAGATAATGATGATATATCAGCAAAAGATAGCAGTTTGGTAGCTTCTTCAGTATCAGTGGAAGCAGATATGAAAGTGCATAGTGATATAAAAAACAGATCATTAGTTGAAAGTGGAGCAGATAAAGGACTTGACAACTCAGTTCAGAAGAAGGAAGAAACCCCATCTTTGCCAACCCACAAAATAGAAAGCATAAACAGTGGCCCACAAATCATAAGTACTATTACCCAGTCAGAAAAGGTCACAAAAGCTGAAAGAGAACCTATAAATGAATCATCTACGAAGTCACATGAATGTCAGCAGCTAAGCTTTgtgaaagataaaataaaaacagagaatGAAGAAGTAGAAACAGATCCACTGTTGCCTAGCAGATTTAAGGAAATGGGCACAATGACTTCATTTAGTCTGGAAAACTGGACAACTCAAGATGCTGAGGTCCAGGCTGTAGCAAATGTTGAAAACAAATCTGTGTCAACCAGTCCAAGCATCTTAGCTGCATTTCTAAAGGCAAATTCTCCAGTCCTCAAAGACAGGCAAGAACAAGTCTGTATCATTTATCAGGGTAACCCTGGTGCCAGCCAGTTGGAACGTGCAAACTTTGCTTTGCAAGCACACCTTTCTCAAAACCAATTAGCCCCAAAATTGTGCTTTCAAGCACCAGATGCACTGAGTTCACAGCCTCTTCAAATGCATACTAAAAGCCCAACAGATTTAGCAAGGCCTGCTTTCCAGCACACAGAAATTGGAAGAAATTCCCAGATATTGTATAGAAATGAAATAGATGGGCAAGGGTTGTGTTTTAGAGAAATGCCACAGATGCAAATGGCAAGTCCTTCTCCTAATTTAATGAATGTGAAACCAGTTTACCAAATCAACATAGAGAACAGTGCCCAGCTAAAACCTAGGTCAATGGACATGTACAGTGAACCGTCACATTTTAGAGCTCCTGAAATCAACAACAAAGCCAGGCTTCACCATTTAAGTGGAGTAGAAAATATTCAGTTACATAACATCCGTATAGATAACGATCAGACAGATACTCTTAGTTTTCCTGGAGATGATAGCACAGACCGAAAaccttttcattttaaaattacaaatgaGCAGGGTTCTACACAAGCTATTATAACAACAGATATAAAAAATCCAAAGAAGGAGGATAAACCTCTGCCTCTTCATGTGGAAGTGGAAGTAAACACTATTGGAGCTAGTGGGGGTCAAGCAGATGAAATACTTGAAGTCTTGGTTAGAAAGGACCAGGATGACAACGGACTTGCTAAAAGGTCCAGCAGTTTTAGTTTGCAATGCAGGCCTGCTTCTGACATAAGTGCAGCACAGCTAACACCACGCCTCAGAAAAGccagagaagaaaaaaatgaaccaCTTCTGATCACCTTATCTACCTCTGAACAGCCTAAGCCACATGGCAAGAAAACAACTCCACCAAGTTCAAATGCTGAagcaaaaaatcaagcaaaacagGAAAAGAGCGTGAAAGATGTTGTTTGGGATGAGCAGGGCATGACATGGGAGGTATATGGTGCTTCTATGGACCCAGAGTCATTAGGCATTGCTATTCAAAATCATCTTCAAAGACAAATCAGAGAACATGAGAAAATGATCAGGGCACAACTAAAGCAAAACCGTAAATCCATTTGCTCTGATTCTTCAGGGAAAAAGCACAAAAGAAGGCAACATAGAGTGTTTCAGTCTATACTTAAGAACATTAGACGACCAAACTGCTGTTCCCGTCCTCCCCCTACTTCTGTGGTAGATtga